A genomic segment from Lignipirellula cremea encodes:
- a CDS encoding valine--tRNA ligase, translated as MSFSSDDYPDRFEFREAQPRLYARWEQAGYFHSEPDPNRQPYTIVIPPPNVTGALHLGHALNSSLQDIMIRLKRMQGFNALWMPGTDHAGIATQAVVERRLKADEGKTRHDLGREQLVARIWEWKEEYEKRILSQLKQLGASCDWERVRFTLDERCAKAVRQTFFDLFNKELIYRGKRLVNWDTALQTAVSDDEVYHEAVKGKFWHIRYRVLDRQAGEPEFVTIATTRPETLLGDTAVAVHPDPARAFEKVLADLAARLEKAPGKEKPELQAQIEAVEERRAMALPQLEQLRDMAAAGRMLELPLLQRPIPLVADRWAKPEMGSGCVKITPAHDPNDYLVGVRQQLPMLNILNPDGTLNANAGPYQGLTMPAGRKKVVADLEAAELLAEVEDREIELAHSDRSKAPIEPYLADQWFVKMDSLAESAMTAVTDERVKIFPPRYAKAYLDWLGEKRDWCISRNLWWGHQIAVWSKVCADQEAYDAAKKEAESHPAIAAGEASWQAALADDRKEENAVAWGYVHVCIREENSPHEAAFEALGYVREEDVLDTWFSSALWPHSTLGWPDQTPELAYYYPTSVLMTSRDIISLWVARMVLAGLNNMGEVPFHEVFIHPKILDGAGEGMSKSKGNGVDPLDVIEKFGADSLRFGLAYLTTDNQDVKMPVQFECPHCETLIDQTKKNRELPRIRCTSKDCGKDFATQWARTDEDKAMPRGAVVSDRFERGRNFANKLWNAARFALLNLSDFTPGPVADSDLLLEDRWLLSRLATVTQQTTAALEGYHFAEAVRAIYDFAWDEYCSFYIEMAKSRLAEEADPAVRQVAQRVLAQGLDVLLRLLHPVMPFITEEIWSMFAKAAPSRGLPEPAEAAESIMLASWPTADLSQRDEQIEAQFATFQQALGALREIRARQNIQPRQELEFFVRCDAPTAALLETMSPYFESMAKASIAGLGADVQPPALAGTASQAGMDIFVDLKNFIDVDAERTRLEKEVARITGFMAGKKSKLSNASFVDRAPADVVAREREQLEQLEQQLATIKASLEALGNL; from the coding sequence ATGTCCTTTTCGTCCGACGACTATCCCGATCGTTTTGAATTTCGCGAAGCCCAGCCGCGCCTTTATGCTCGCTGGGAACAGGCCGGCTATTTCCATAGCGAACCGGACCCGAACCGCCAGCCGTATACGATCGTGATCCCGCCGCCGAATGTGACGGGCGCCTTGCACCTGGGGCATGCGCTCAACAGCTCGCTGCAGGATATTATGATCCGCCTGAAGCGGATGCAGGGCTTCAACGCGCTCTGGATGCCGGGCACCGACCACGCCGGCATCGCCACGCAGGCCGTCGTCGAACGCCGCTTGAAAGCAGACGAAGGGAAAACGCGGCACGACCTGGGCCGCGAGCAGCTGGTCGCCCGGATCTGGGAATGGAAAGAAGAGTACGAGAAACGCATTCTTTCCCAGCTGAAACAGCTGGGCGCCAGCTGCGACTGGGAGCGGGTCCGCTTTACGCTGGACGAGCGCTGCGCCAAAGCCGTGCGGCAGACGTTCTTCGACCTGTTCAACAAAGAGCTGATTTATCGCGGCAAACGACTGGTCAACTGGGACACGGCCCTGCAGACGGCCGTCAGCGACGACGAAGTCTATCACGAAGCAGTCAAAGGGAAGTTCTGGCATATCCGCTATCGGGTGCTCGATCGCCAGGCAGGCGAGCCGGAGTTCGTCACGATCGCCACGACCCGGCCGGAAACCCTGCTGGGCGATACGGCCGTGGCTGTGCATCCCGATCCGGCCCGCGCGTTTGAAAAGGTGCTGGCCGATCTGGCCGCCCGACTGGAGAAAGCGCCCGGCAAAGAAAAGCCCGAGCTGCAGGCGCAGATCGAAGCGGTCGAGGAGCGGCGGGCGATGGCCCTGCCGCAACTGGAGCAGTTGCGCGACATGGCGGCGGCCGGCCGGATGCTGGAACTGCCGCTGCTGCAGCGGCCCATTCCGCTGGTCGCGGATCGCTGGGCCAAGCCCGAAATGGGCTCCGGCTGCGTGAAAATCACCCCGGCCCACGACCCCAACGATTACCTGGTGGGCGTCCGGCAGCAACTGCCGATGCTCAACATTCTCAACCCCGACGGTACGCTCAACGCCAATGCGGGGCCTTACCAGGGTCTTACCATGCCGGCCGGCCGCAAAAAGGTAGTGGCCGATCTGGAAGCGGCCGAACTGCTGGCCGAAGTGGAAGACCGCGAGATCGAACTGGCCCACTCCGACCGCAGCAAAGCCCCGATCGAACCGTACCTGGCCGATCAATGGTTCGTCAAAATGGACAGCCTGGCCGAGTCCGCCATGACGGCCGTCACCGACGAACGGGTGAAGATTTTCCCGCCGCGGTACGCCAAGGCGTATCTCGACTGGCTGGGAGAAAAGCGGGACTGGTGCATCAGCCGCAACCTGTGGTGGGGGCACCAGATCGCCGTCTGGTCGAAGGTGTGCGCCGACCAGGAAGCGTACGATGCGGCCAAGAAAGAGGCCGAGTCCCACCCGGCCATCGCCGCCGGCGAAGCATCGTGGCAGGCCGCCCTGGCCGACGATCGAAAAGAAGAGAACGCCGTCGCCTGGGGCTATGTGCATGTGTGCATTCGGGAAGAGAACTCCCCGCACGAAGCGGCCTTTGAAGCGCTCGGTTACGTCCGCGAAGAAGACGTCCTGGATACCTGGTTCTCTTCGGCCCTGTGGCCCCATTCGACGCTGGGCTGGCCCGACCAAACGCCCGAGCTGGCGTACTACTATCCGACCAGCGTGCTTATGACCAGTCGCGATATTATCTCGCTGTGGGTGGCGCGGATGGTGCTGGCCGGCCTCAATAACATGGGTGAGGTTCCTTTCCACGAAGTGTTCATTCACCCCAAAATTCTCGATGGCGCCGGCGAAGGGATGTCGAAGTCCAAGGGGAACGGCGTCGATCCGCTGGACGTGATCGAGAAGTTCGGGGCCGATTCGCTGCGGTTTGGCCTGGCCTATCTGACGACCGATAACCAGGACGTCAAAATGCCGGTGCAGTTCGAGTGCCCGCATTGCGAAACGCTCATCGACCAGACCAAAAAGAACCGAGAGCTGCCCCGCATCCGCTGCACCAGCAAGGACTGCGGCAAGGACTTCGCCACGCAATGGGCCCGCACCGACGAAGACAAAGCCATGCCCCGCGGGGCCGTCGTCAGCGATCGCTTCGAGCGCGGGCGAAACTTCGCCAACAAGCTCTGGAACGCGGCCCGCTTTGCGCTCCTCAACCTCTCCGACTTTACCCCCGGCCCGGTCGCGGACAGCGACCTGCTGCTGGAAGATCGCTGGCTGCTCAGCCGGTTGGCGACCGTCACCCAGCAGACCACGGCGGCGCTGGAAGGCTACCATTTTGCCGAGGCGGTCCGCGCGATTTATGACTTTGCCTGGGACGAGTACTGCAGCTTCTACATTGAAATGGCCAAAAGCAGGCTGGCGGAAGAAGCCGATCCGGCCGTCCGCCAGGTCGCCCAGCGCGTGCTGGCGCAAGGGCTCGATGTGCTGTTGCGGCTGCTGCACCCGGTGATGCCGTTCATCACTGAAGAGATCTGGTCGATGTTCGCCAAGGCGGCCCCGTCCCGCGGCCTGCCCGAACCGGCCGAAGCGGCGGAAAGCATCATGCTGGCGTCCTGGCCGACCGCCGATTTGTCGCAGCGCGATGAACAAATTGAAGCGCAGTTCGCCACCTTCCAGCAAGCCCTGGGCGCTCTCCGCGAGATTCGGGCCCGGCAGAACATCCAGCCGCGGCAGGAGCTGGAGTTCTTTGTGCGTTGCGATGCGCCGACGGCCGCGCTGCTGGAAACGATGTCGCCTTACTTTGAGTCGATGGCCAAAGCCAGCATTGCCGGTCTCGGCGCCGACGTGCAGCCGCCCGCGCTGGCCGGAACCGCCAGCCAGGCCGGCATGGATATCTTTGTCGACCTGAAGAACTTCATCGATGTCGACGCCGAGCGAACTCGCCTGGAGAAAGAGGTCGCCCGGATCACCGGCTTCATGGCCGGCAAAAAGAGCAAGCTGAGCAACGCCAGCTTCGTCGATCGAGCCCCCGCCGACGTGGTCGCCCGGGAACGGGAACAGCTGGAGCAGCTCGAGCAGCAGCTGGCCACGATCAAAGCGTCCTTAGAAGCGCTGGGTAATCTGTAA
- a CDS encoding anti-sigma factor, whose protein sequence is MKAQYTQKELEAYLDEALSPGDMAQLEQTVREQPELGQRLAEILQQRDAGVHSLGAIWRRHRVSCPAREQLGSFLLGALGNEEMHYIHFHILQVGCRYCSANLEDLRRRQEEDARDTAQRRRKYLESSAGYLRPKKR, encoded by the coding sequence ATGAAGGCCCAGTACACCCAGAAAGAACTCGAGGCCTATCTCGACGAAGCCTTGTCGCCCGGCGATATGGCCCAGCTGGAACAGACCGTGCGCGAACAGCCGGAACTCGGCCAGCGACTGGCGGAAATCCTGCAGCAGCGCGATGCGGGCGTTCATTCGCTGGGAGCCATCTGGCGGCGCCACCGCGTGAGCTGTCCCGCCCGGGAGCAGCTGGGCAGTTTCCTGCTCGGCGCGCTGGGGAACGAAGAGATGCATTACATCCACTTCCACATTCTGCAGGTCGGCTGCCGCTACTGCTCCGCCAACCTGGAAGATCTCCGTCGTCGCCAGGAAGAAGACGCCCGCGACACGGCCCAACGGCGCCGCAAGTATCTGGAATCCAGCGCCGGTTATCTGCGTCCCAAAAAGCGGTGA
- the fliM gene encoding flagellar motor switch protein FliM — translation MSDEEVLSQEEVESLLTAMEAQAAPPTAAAAPSSPERRARSREKVAPYDFKRPERVGKEQVRALQTLHEGFGRNFGAALSALVRSIVEVKLTSVDQLTYSEFVFSLENPTCFNLLRAEPLEGNLILDINPSILYPIIDRLLGGGKGSGSLARRPLTEIELRLVGRITTLFLRELRHAWENVLDLTLSVDRVESNPQLVQIVPPNEVVVLISFELTIGDVRGMMNLCIPFNSIERISSRLAANSWVSYGRPTRSPEAIARVSRQLDGSLVEVVVELAQTTISTAELLGLRVGDIITTDKDVSEPLRIEIQGATKFLASPGALKGRKAVQIESTLDTPPKAAATPPVAAKKT, via the coding sequence ATGTCGGACGAAGAAGTTCTCAGCCAGGAAGAAGTCGAGAGCCTGCTCACCGCCATGGAGGCGCAAGCCGCTCCCCCGACCGCCGCCGCCGCGCCCTCCTCTCCAGAGCGCCGCGCCCGCTCGCGCGAAAAAGTAGCCCCTTACGACTTCAAACGTCCTGAACGCGTCGGCAAAGAACAGGTCCGCGCGCTGCAAACTCTGCACGAAGGTTTTGGCCGGAACTTTGGCGCCGCCTTGTCCGCCCTGGTCCGCAGTATTGTCGAAGTCAAACTGACCAGCGTCGACCAGCTGACCTACAGCGAGTTTGTGTTCAGCCTGGAAAACCCCACCTGCTTCAACCTGCTGCGGGCCGAACCGCTCGAAGGCAACCTGATTCTCGACATTAACCCGTCGATCCTGTACCCCATTATCGATCGCCTGCTCGGCGGCGGCAAAGGCAGCGGCTCCCTGGCCCGGCGGCCGCTCACCGAAATTGAACTGCGGCTGGTCGGTCGCATCACGACCCTGTTCCTCCGCGAGCTGCGCCACGCCTGGGAGAACGTGCTGGATCTGACGCTGTCGGTCGACCGCGTCGAAAGCAACCCGCAACTGGTGCAGATTGTTCCCCCAAACGAAGTCGTCGTGCTGATCAGCTTCGAGCTGACCATCGGCGACGTCCGCGGCATGATGAACCTGTGCATTCCGTTCAACTCCATCGAACGCATCAGCAGTCGGCTGGCCGCCAACAGCTGGGTCTCGTACGGCAGGCCGACCCGTTCCCCCGAGGCGATCGCCCGGGTCAGCCGCCAGCTGGATGGCTCGCTGGTCGAAGTGGTGGTCGAGCTGGCCCAGACCACCATCTCCACCGCCGAGCTGCTCGGTCTTCGGGTGGGCGACATTATTACCACCGACAAAGACGTCAGCGAGCCGTTGCGGATTGAAATCCAGGGAGCGACCAAGTTCCTCGCCAGCCCTGGCGCCCTGAAGGGCCGCAAAGCAGTGCAAATCGAAAGCACCCTCGATACGCCGCCCAAAGCAGCCGCCACGCCTCCCGTCGCCGCCAAAAAAACGTAG
- a CDS encoding RNA polymerase sigma factor: MATSETDRLLIDRIRQGDSDAWSDLIARYEGRLLAFVESRIGKRANSEDIVQEAFVGFLNSLPNYDGKRSLETYLFSICAYKMTDYLRREGRRPSVPLSTGSDSGGDWEISSRNRGASSIVRSGEQQHLEEKALVEALTQQVAYWRSRNDWVKIQCVELLFVRGWANKEAATELGISEQHVANYKFEFLSKVRSHVRGQELSEDIFPELYEEQS; this comes from the coding sequence ATGGCGACATCGGAAACCGATCGACTGTTGATTGATCGCATCCGCCAGGGCGATAGCGACGCCTGGAGCGATCTGATCGCCCGTTACGAAGGCCGACTGCTGGCCTTTGTAGAAAGCCGCATCGGCAAGCGGGCGAACAGCGAAGATATTGTGCAGGAGGCTTTTGTCGGCTTCCTCAACAGCCTGCCCAACTACGACGGCAAGCGTTCGCTGGAAACGTATCTCTTTTCTATCTGCGCTTACAAAATGACGGACTACCTGCGTCGCGAAGGACGGCGGCCCAGCGTGCCGCTTTCCACCGGCTCGGATTCCGGCGGCGACTGGGAAATCTCCAGCCGGAACCGCGGCGCCAGCAGCATCGTCCGCAGCGGCGAACAGCAGCACCTGGAAGAAAAGGCCCTCGTCGAAGCCCTCACGCAACAGGTTGCTTACTGGCGCTCGCGGAACGACTGGGTCAAAATCCAATGCGTCGAACTGCTGTTTGTCCGCGGCTGGGCTAACAAAGAGGCGGCCACCGAGCTGGGCATCTCGGAACAGCATGTGGCGAACTACAAGTTTGAGTTCCTGTCCAAAGTCCGCAGCCATGTCCGCGGCCAGGAGTTGTCGGAAGATATCTTCCCCGAACTTTACGAGGAGCAGTCATGA
- a CDS encoding Fur family transcriptional regulator, translating into MLSEEKSLGNVEVSLTPLQRFEEYLQSKNLRNTEPRRLLVEHVFTRHEHFDADTLIEELPRKGEVGYVGRATVYRALTELVEAGLLRKFSVEGRTVYEHDYGYPAHDHLYCSECKKLIEFQNEQLTEIRNALAREHRFRVTGHKFIVTGVCYDCSRAKSRVHRKLDRI; encoded by the coding sequence ATGTTGTCGGAAGAAAAATCATTGGGAAATGTCGAGGTTTCCCTCACCCCGCTGCAGCGGTTTGAGGAATACCTCCAAAGCAAAAACTTGCGGAACACCGAGCCGCGGCGATTGCTCGTAGAACACGTGTTTACCCGCCATGAACATTTCGACGCCGACACCCTGATTGAAGAACTGCCCCGCAAAGGAGAAGTCGGCTATGTCGGTCGGGCCACCGTCTATCGGGCCTTGACCGAACTGGTCGAGGCCGGCCTGCTCCGCAAATTCTCTGTCGAGGGCCGCACCGTCTACGAACACGACTACGGCTACCCGGCCCACGATCACCTGTACTGCAGCGAGTGCAAAAAACTGATCGAGTTCCAGAACGAACAACTGACAGAAATCCGCAACGCCCTGGCCCGTGAACATCGATTCCGAGTCACCGGGCACAAGTTCATTGTGACGGGCGTCTGTTACGACTGCAGCCGGGCCAAAAGCCGCGTGCACCGGAAACTGGATCGCATTTAA
- the flgM gene encoding flagellar biosynthesis anti-sigma factor FlgM, producing the protein MQINGISHIHAAQAINQPHRAGAAQNAGAPASSRGVDQLDLSPAASFISQVREVPDIRQDRVDSIRAAIANGDYETDDKIDMALENLLAEIG; encoded by the coding sequence ATGCAGATCAACGGAATATCGCACATCCACGCCGCCCAGGCGATCAACCAGCCGCATCGGGCTGGGGCCGCGCAAAACGCCGGGGCCCCTGCTTCGTCGCGGGGCGTCGATCAGCTCGATCTGTCGCCGGCCGCCAGCTTTATCAGTCAGGTTCGCGAAGTGCCCGACATTCGCCAGGATCGGGTCGATTCGATCCGCGCGGCGATTGCCAACGGGGACTACGAAACCGACGACAAGATCGACATGGCCCTGGAAAACCTGCTCGCCGAAATCGGCTAG
- a CDS encoding TVP38/TMEM64 family protein, with the protein MRDLFRPVLFMTVVILIPVLPFLLFGAQLESWAESWRDEPQARGWTAGLVFALLASDIFLPVPASAVSTLGGSQLGAVWGTLISWAGMSVGAAAGFGLARRYGSRFARWFSKEEDLDRIDALTQRYGPATLLITRGVPVLAEASVLMLGMHRLSWSRFLPPVLLANLVLSVAYAVFGNEAQKHEWLPLALGVSIGLPVLLAAIAMRWLPKEEPEEEGEAEDKRE; encoded by the coding sequence GTGCGAGATTTGTTCCGACCCGTGCTCTTCATGACGGTCGTAATCCTTATTCCGGTTTTGCCGTTCTTGCTGTTCGGTGCCCAACTGGAAAGCTGGGCCGAAAGCTGGCGGGATGAGCCGCAAGCCCGCGGCTGGACGGCCGGCCTGGTGTTCGCCCTGCTGGCCAGCGATATTTTCCTGCCCGTGCCCGCCAGCGCCGTGAGCACCCTGGGCGGATCGCAGCTGGGGGCCGTCTGGGGGACGCTCATCTCCTGGGCCGGCATGAGCGTCGGCGCGGCGGCCGGCTTTGGTCTGGCCCGGCGATACGGCTCCCGGTTCGCCCGCTGGTTCAGCAAGGAAGAGGATCTGGACCGCATCGATGCGCTAACCCAGCGTTACGGCCCGGCGACGTTGCTGATCACCCGCGGCGTGCCGGTGCTGGCGGAAGCCAGTGTGCTGATGCTGGGCATGCATCGGCTGAGCTGGTCTCGCTTTCTGCCGCCCGTGCTGCTGGCGAATCTGGTGCTGTCGGTGGCCTATGCGGTGTTCGGGAACGAAGCCCAGAAACACGAATGGCTGCCGCTGGCGCTAGGCGTATCGATCGGCCTGCCGGTGCTGCTGGCCGCCATCGCCATGCGCTGGCTGCCGAAAGAGGAGCCAGAGGAAGAGGGAGAAGCGGAGGACAAACGCGAGTGA
- a CDS encoding FHA domain-containing protein: MTIPFHAAEQAFHVGQIDEAARLLGQPGLVRHEPARTLAKQVAGAILERARRRLAQHNPASAWRDLEAALRLAGPTPELQAIRQQLANHCTDQMEQQLAAGEYETALQQIPLWESQAPDPRWASLAERARSLVAADKLARRGCWAEAIEQLNHGVGLANSHASPAAWQEELQAVYASRMQSGQELAAQLQQEQQQENWEVVGRLAGQLLALAPEHPLASTAKRQAAAAIRSLVVPSAEGQRPSVGGEVSSDSLRFGSRFLLWIDGVGGYLVCRQKEVLIGQARPGSAADIGLLGDLTREHARIRRDGEEYLIEPLAELRQNGQPRQGVGPLIDGDELELGGVRLRFTRPHALSATARLEFVGRRRIQPTVDAILLMAESCVLGPNWHNHVVCRDWTDDVVLFQQGDRLQCRRAGPFTIAGRSCEGLGQLSPTAHVTAEDFSFSLESLPPCSPY; this comes from the coding sequence ATGACGATCCCTTTTCATGCTGCTGAGCAGGCGTTCCACGTCGGTCAGATTGACGAGGCCGCGCGCCTGCTGGGACAGCCCGGACTGGTTCGCCACGAACCCGCGCGGACGCTCGCAAAACAGGTGGCCGGCGCCATCCTGGAAAGAGCACGGCGTCGACTCGCGCAGCATAACCCGGCTTCCGCCTGGCGGGATCTGGAAGCGGCCCTGCGATTGGCAGGGCCCACGCCCGAACTCCAGGCGATCCGGCAACAGCTCGCTAACCACTGCACGGATCAGATGGAACAACAACTGGCCGCCGGAGAATACGAAACAGCCCTGCAGCAGATTCCCTTATGGGAAAGCCAGGCGCCCGACCCGCGCTGGGCGTCCCTCGCAGAACGAGCCCGTTCCCTGGTCGCGGCCGACAAACTGGCTCGCCGCGGCTGCTGGGCTGAAGCGATCGAACAGTTAAACCACGGTGTGGGCCTGGCCAACAGCCATGCTTCGCCAGCCGCCTGGCAGGAAGAGCTGCAGGCCGTGTACGCCAGCCGGATGCAAAGCGGGCAGGAACTGGCAGCCCAACTGCAGCAGGAGCAGCAGCAGGAAAACTGGGAAGTCGTCGGACGTCTGGCTGGACAGTTGCTGGCCCTGGCGCCCGAGCATCCTCTGGCAAGCACCGCAAAGCGGCAGGCCGCCGCGGCCATTCGAAGCCTCGTCGTCCCTTCGGCCGAAGGGCAGCGGCCGTCCGTGGGCGGCGAGGTTTCCTCTGATTCGCTCCGCTTCGGTTCCCGCTTCCTGTTGTGGATCGACGGCGTCGGCGGTTATCTGGTCTGTCGGCAGAAAGAAGTCCTGATCGGCCAGGCTCGTCCCGGCAGTGCGGCCGACATTGGCCTGCTGGGCGACCTGACGCGGGAGCACGCCCGGATCCGTCGCGACGGCGAAGAGTACCTGATCGAACCGCTGGCGGAGCTGCGACAAAACGGGCAGCCGCGCCAGGGAGTCGGGCCGCTGATCGACGGGGACGAACTGGAACTGGGCGGCGTGCGTTTGCGTTTCACCCGGCCGCACGCTTTGAGTGCGACGGCCCGGCTGGAGTTCGTTGGACGTCGCCGGATCCAGCCGACGGTCGACGCCATCTTGTTGATGGCCGAGTCCTGCGTGCTGGGGCCCAACTGGCACAACCATGTGGTCTGCCGGGACTGGACCGACGATGTCGTGCTGTTCCAGCAAGGGGACAGATTGCAATGCCGACGGGCAGGGCCGTTCACGATTGCTGGTCGCTCGTGCGAAGGGCTGGGGCAGTTGTCCCCCACCGCCCATGTAACCGCCGAGGACTTCTCCTTCAGTCTTGAATCGCTACCACCCTGCAGCCCCTATTAA
- a CDS encoding serine/threonine-protein kinase: MKFSYATGSRPLDGFTIKRGVGIGGFGEVYFALSDAGKEVALKRILRNTDVELRGVSQCMNLKHTHLIHLFDIRYDAAGEAWVVMEFVSGDSLKEVIDRHPQGLPGPEVERWFAQISSGVAYLHDHGIVHRDLKPGNIFTDEGVVKIGDYGLSKCISHSRRHAQTESVGTFHYMAPEIGKGEYGKEIDIYALGVVLYEMLTGRVPFNGESSQEIIMKHLTDNPVLTGVPEPYRSVIEKALAKDPQWRYASVAAMQQDLALVPPAAGPASGPVSRTSASATPPREAHVQTSSPDPYFIDEEPEPIQLGELHDRQSHYRTPAAPVIHIDEHSAGGARTELIRAGQASGAALATVTQEPLMGAVRQRLGGVAHWWNHSLGWAPKGVILASTAVLVVLNFQWVALGGVILGGGYGAYYAAWRMLREPSTAVAYQPAPTGRYQGDSPRMTYVDKTRRVREVLAERSAAERLMELTGSLLLSAGIALVASLTAVAFSGLNLTDGGVGAWSFLAWVAVTAMLGSWAILITAKVWEHRPLEPRIRRLTLLAVGLIVGAGAFFAGRLLEVPLDDFPGAGRVLLQGLYPASLYGENHAPRLPAYLMQFAVLFAAVGWWKQADPLRRRRLSWLAGGVALLAALFLPFPQPWGLLLAGIISLAVQLSSPWLSPARRQQAAEQRL; encoded by the coding sequence ATGAAGTTTTCCTACGCGACAGGATCGCGCCCGCTCGACGGGTTCACCATCAAGCGGGGCGTCGGCATCGGCGGGTTCGGCGAAGTTTACTTCGCCCTGAGCGACGCCGGGAAAGAGGTCGCCCTCAAACGTATCTTGCGCAATACCGATGTGGAACTGCGGGGCGTGTCGCAGTGCATGAACCTGAAGCACACGCACCTGATCCACCTGTTCGACATCCGTTACGACGCCGCCGGCGAAGCCTGGGTGGTGATGGAGTTCGTCTCCGGCGACAGCCTGAAAGAGGTCATCGACCGCCATCCGCAAGGCCTGCCAGGACCGGAAGTCGAGCGCTGGTTCGCGCAGATTTCCTCCGGCGTTGCTTACCTGCACGACCATGGGATTGTGCATCGCGATCTCAAGCCGGGCAACATTTTCACCGATGAAGGCGTCGTCAAAATTGGCGACTATGGGCTGTCCAAGTGCATCTCCCACAGCCGCCGGCACGCCCAGACCGAGAGCGTCGGCACCTTCCACTACATGGCGCCGGAAATCGGCAAGGGCGAGTACGGCAAAGAGATCGACATTTATGCGCTCGGCGTGGTGCTTTATGAAATGCTGACGGGCCGCGTTCCCTTTAACGGGGAAAGCAGCCAGGAGATCATCATGAAGCACCTGACCGATAATCCGGTGCTGACCGGCGTGCCCGAGCCGTATCGGTCCGTGATCGAGAAAGCCCTGGCCAAAGATCCCCAGTGGCGTTACGCCAGCGTCGCCGCCATGCAGCAGGATCTGGCCCTCGTCCCGCCCGCTGCGGGACCCGCGAGTGGCCCCGTCAGCCGGACGTCCGCGAGTGCGACGCCGCCGCGGGAAGCGCACGTGCAAACGTCCTCGCCCGATCCGTACTTTATCGACGAGGAACCGGAACCGATTCAGCTGGGCGAACTGCACGACCGCCAGTCGCACTACCGGACCCCGGCCGCCCCGGTGATCCATATCGACGAGCACTCCGCCGGCGGCGCCCGGACAGAGCTGATCCGCGCCGGCCAGGCGTCGGGCGCAGCGCTGGCGACCGTGACGCAGGAACCCTTGATGGGGGCCGTGCGGCAGCGACTGGGCGGCGTGGCTCACTGGTGGAACCATTCGCTTGGCTGGGCTCCCAAAGGCGTGATCCTGGCTAGCACGGCCGTGCTGGTCGTGTTGAACTTTCAGTGGGTCGCCCTGGGCGGGGTGATTCTGGGCGGCGGTTATGGCGCCTACTACGCCGCCTGGCGAATGCTGCGCGAGCCTTCGACCGCGGTCGCCTATCAACCGGCTCCCACCGGCCGTTACCAGGGCGACTCGCCCCGCATGACGTATGTCGACAAGACCCGTCGGGTCCGTGAGGTGCTGGCCGAGCGTTCCGCCGCGGAGCGGTTGATGGAACTGACTGGCTCTCTGCTGCTGTCGGCGGGAATCGCGCTGGTCGCTTCGCTAACGGCGGTTGCGTTCAGCGGTTTGAATCTGACCGATGGCGGCGTCGGCGCCTGGTCGTTCCTGGCCTGGGTGGCAGTGACCGCCATGCTCGGTTCCTGGGCGATCCTCATCACGGCGAAAGTCTGGGAGCATCGACCGCTGGAGCCACGGATCCGTCGCCTGACCTTGCTGGCGGTGGGGCTGATCGTGGGAGCCGGCGCGTTTTTCGCGGGTCGATTGCTGGAGGTTCCGCTGGATGACTTTCCGGGAGCCGGCCGCGTGCTGCTGCAGGGCCTGTACCCGGCAAGCCTGTACGGTGAGAACCACGCTCCGCGGTTGCCAGCGTATCTGATGCAGTTTGCGGTGCTGTTCGCCGCGGTCGGCTGGTGGAAACAGGCCGATCCGCTGCGACGTCGTCGGTTGAGCTGGCTGGCGGGCGGCGTCGCGTTGCTGGCCGCTTTGTTCTTGCCGTTTCCGCAGCCCTGGGGGCTGCTGCTGGCGGGCATCATCTCGCTGGCGGTGCAATTGTCGTCTCCCTGGCTCAGCCCGGCCCGGCGCCAGCAAGCGGCCGAACAACGTCTGTAA